A single genomic interval of Prochlorococcus marinus XMU1406 harbors:
- the coaD gene encoding pantetheine-phosphate adenylyltransferase: MKILYPGTFDPLTNGHLDLIERAEKIFGNLVVAVLENTSKTPTFNLERRIIQIKNSLSHLPNIEVISYSGLTVDCANDLKANLILRGLRAMSDFEYELQIAHTNKSLNNDIETIFLSTNTNYSFLSSSLVKEVAKFGGEINHMVPPFVESDLKEYFK, encoded by the coding sequence ATGAAAATTCTTTATCCAGGTACTTTTGATCCTTTAACAAACGGGCATCTTGATTTAATAGAAAGGGCTGAAAAAATATTTGGCAATCTAGTAGTTGCTGTTTTAGAAAATACTTCTAAAACACCAACATTTAATCTTGAAAGAAGAATAATACAAATAAAAAATTCTCTTTCTCATTTACCTAATATTGAAGTTATTTCTTATTCAGGACTCACTGTGGATTGTGCAAATGATCTAAAAGCTAATCTTATTCTTAGAGGCTTAAGAGCAATGAGTGATTTTGAGTATGAACTTCAGATTGCTCATACAAATAAATCTCTTAATAATGATATTGAAACTATATTTTTATCCACAAATACAAATTATAGTTTTCTTAGTAGTTCTTTAGTAAAAGAAGTTGCAAAATTTGGTGGTGAAATTAATCACATGGTACCTCCCTTTGTTGAGAGCGATTTAAAAGAATATTTTAAATAA
- a CDS encoding flavin reductase family protein, which produces MTLNLEAKKILLRKIPHGLFICGVRDEDKNEVNGFTASWVTQGSFTPPLVVMAVRAEGSSHEIIKSTNKFSLNVLKSDQKDLAAVFFKPQKALGGRFESVEFNLGELGLPILVDSVGGVECNVVGSVMHGDHTVFVGEVETAYLNNDVDSLNLSSTGWNYGG; this is translated from the coding sequence ATGACATTAAATCTAGAAGCAAAAAAAATCTTATTAAGAAAAATACCTCATGGATTATTTATTTGTGGTGTTAGAGACGAGGATAAAAATGAAGTGAATGGATTTACCGCAAGTTGGGTGACTCAAGGTTCCTTCACCCCACCATTAGTTGTAATGGCTGTTAGAGCAGAGGGTTCTAGTCATGAAATAATAAAGTCCACCAATAAGTTCTCATTAAATGTGCTCAAAAGTGATCAAAAGGATCTAGCTGCTGTTTTCTTTAAACCTCAAAAAGCATTAGGAGGTAGATTTGAATCTGTTGAATTTAATTTAGGTGAGCTTGGATTGCCTATTTTAGTTGATAGTGTTGGTGGAGTTGAATGTAATGTTGTTGGAAGTGTTATGCATGGAGACCATACCGTATTTGTGGGAGAGGTTGAAACTGCTTATCTGAATAATGATGTTGACTCACTAAATTTATCTTCAACTGGCTGGAATTATGGAGGGTAA